The Halorhabdus sp. BNX81 genome includes a region encoding these proteins:
- a CDS encoding 50S ribosomal protein L3, giving the protein MPQPSRPRKGSLGYGPRTRATSETPRFNSWPDDEGQPGVQGFAGYKAGMSHVVVINDEPNSPREGMEETVPVTVVETPPMRAVALRAYEDTPYGLRPLTEVWTDEFHEDLDRAIDLPEEQDRDGAEAQIRDALDAGQLGDVRLITHTVPGDLPSVPKNKPDVMETRVGGGSLADRLEHGLELVADGGEYAMTDVFRAGEYADVAGVTKGKGTQGPVKRWGVQKRKGKHARQGWRRRIGNLGPWNPSRVRSTVPQQGQTGYHQRTELNKRLIDFGDEDDVTPDGGFVNYGEVEGNYALIKGSIPGPNERLVRLRPAVRPNDQPRLDPEVRYVSTESNQG; this is encoded by the coding sequence ATGCCACAACCAAGCAGACCACGCAAAGGCTCGCTGGGCTACGGTCCGCGCACGCGGGCGACCAGTGAGACGCCGCGGTTCAACAGTTGGCCCGACGATGAGGGCCAGCCGGGCGTACAGGGCTTTGCCGGCTACAAGGCCGGCATGAGCCACGTCGTTGTCATCAACGACGAGCCCAATTCACCGCGGGAGGGCATGGAGGAAACCGTGCCCGTCACTGTCGTCGAAACCCCGCCGATGCGGGCAGTGGCGCTGCGAGCCTACGAAGACACGCCGTACGGCCTGCGACCGCTCACGGAGGTCTGGACCGACGAGTTCCACGAGGATCTCGACCGGGCCATCGACCTCCCTGAAGAGCAGGACCGCGACGGCGCAGAGGCACAGATCAGAGACGCTCTCGATGCGGGTCAGCTCGGGGACGTGCGCCTCATTACGCACACCGTTCCCGGCGACCTGCCGAGCGTCCCGAAGAACAAACCCGACGTGATGGAGACACGCGTCGGCGGCGGTTCGCTTGCCGATCGCCTCGAGCACGGCCTCGAGCTCGTGGCCGACGGCGGCGAGTACGCCATGACCGACGTCTTCCGCGCCGGCGAGTACGCCGACGTGGCGGGCGTCACCAAGGGCAAGGGTACCCAGGGCCCCGTCAAGCGCTGGGGTGTCCAGAAGCGAAAGGGCAAACACGCCCGCCAGGGCTGGCGACGCCGGATCGGCAACCTGGGCCCGTGGAATCCCAGCCGTGTGCGCTCGACGGTGCCCCAGCAGGGCCAGACCGGCTACCACCAGCGCACCGAACTCAACAAGCGCCTCATCGACTTCGGCGACGAGGACGACGTCACCCCCGACGGTGGCTTCGTCAACTACGGCGAAGTCGAGGGGAATTACGCGCTGATCAAGGGCTCGATCCCCGGGCCGAACGAGCGCCTGGTTCGCCTGCGCCCGGCCGTCCGGCCGAACGACCAGCCGCGCCTCGATCCCGAGGTGCGCTACGTCTCCACCGAATCCAATCAAGGGTGA
- a CDS encoding RNA methyltransferase — translation MTLNALVPSSLCREAEDKREATRKIGYVARAATVFRVDRLTVYPDPDGAGRWGDGFVETVLRYAATPPYLRKEVWDRRDELECVGVLPPLRVATQTGSGSDDSGSLRQGIVTEVGSDGRVRVNCGMQHPISLAVPGDRTIKEGERVTVRISSRRPVRAKIVDQPPPGYQVDRANLDAALSRPDAGVRIAASRHGQSLTTERLGRLVGTIADAGDMTVAFGAPERGLPAILGVEPGAVDPSSVDELAAAVDTGDGTRDAVTGSGSDGPRFDLWLNTVPNQGSEVVRTEEAMFATLGPLTLTE, via the coding sequence ATGACGCTCAACGCACTCGTGCCGTCGTCGCTCTGCCGCGAGGCGGAGGACAAACGTGAGGCGACCCGGAAGATCGGCTACGTGGCCCGCGCGGCCACCGTCTTCCGGGTCGATCGACTCACCGTCTACCCCGACCCTGACGGGGCGGGGAGATGGGGCGACGGGTTCGTCGAAACCGTGCTGCGGTACGCCGCCACACCCCCATACCTCCGAAAGGAGGTCTGGGACAGGCGGGACGAACTGGAGTGCGTCGGCGTCTTGCCGCCGCTCCGCGTTGCGACCCAGACCGGCTCCGGATCGGACGATTCGGGGTCGTTAAGACAGGGAATCGTGACCGAGGTCGGATCTGATGGGCGCGTCCGGGTCAATTGCGGCATGCAACACCCGATCTCCCTCGCCGTTCCGGGCGACCGGACGATAAAGGAGGGGGAACGCGTCACCGTCAGGATCTCTTCGAGACGACCGGTTCGCGCGAAGATCGTCGATCAGCCCCCACCGGGCTATCAGGTCGACCGTGCGAACCTTGACGCTGCGCTCTCGCGGCCCGACGCCGGCGTACGGATCGCCGCGTCCCGACACGGCCAGTCGCTCACGACCGAGCGACTCGGGCGACTCGTCGGGACAATCGCGGACGCGGGCGACATGACAGTCGCCTTTGGCGCGCCTGAGCGCGGCTTGCCGGCCATCCTCGGCGTCGAACCGGGTGCTGTCGACCCGTCCTCCGTGGACGAGTTGGCGGCAGCCGTCGACACCGGGGACGGAACCAGAGACGCGGTCACTGGATCAGGATCGGACGGACCCCGATTCGACCTTTGGCTCAATACGGTTCCCAACCAGGGAAGCGAGGTCGTGCGAACAGAAGAAGCGATGTTCGCCACCCTCGGCCCCCTGACACTCACGGAGTGA
- a CDS encoding MjaI family restriction endonuclease — translation MAETITITPDERKQLTTGDPKKAPKYTFFALNNAVKYSSANQRPTVGKITEIYEEFEQEHPNGDFQDWRNYYYNQYNGRQRIDDATDKAYNMFLTIRAAIDDIDREDIRDFIEGLVLNGTYSNQNAREAVIQKLLESRSETERLSPDEGPDGCELQWGDRYVSIQPEEIRSETLFDREDVIVFYFSENASDNGLKIDVSKSNMTLDEF, via the coding sequence ATGGCTGAGACAATTACGATCACCCCGGACGAGAGAAAGCAGCTCACTACTGGAGACCCAAAGAAAGCTCCAAAATATACGTTTTTCGCCCTTAACAATGCGGTGAAATATTCATCTGCCAACCAGCGACCCACTGTCGGGAAAATCACTGAAATCTACGAAGAGTTTGAACAGGAACACCCAAACGGTGACTTCCAAGACTGGCGGAACTACTATTATAACCAGTATAACGGACGGCAACGGATTGATGATGCCACTGACAAGGCCTACAATATGTTCCTCACAATCCGGGCCGCGATTGATGATATAGACCGTGAGGACATACGTGACTTCATCGAAGGATTAGTACTCAACGGTACGTACTCTAATCAGAACGCGCGAGAGGCTGTAATTCAGAAGCTTCTTGAAAGCCGATCAGAAACCGAGCGGCTTTCACCAGATGAGGGCCCCGATGGATGCGAGCTTCAATGGGGAGATAGGTACGTCTCCATTCAACCGGAGGAGATACGGTCAGAAACTTTGTTTGACCGCGAGGACGTGATCGTGTTTTACTTCTCGGAAAATGCGAGTGATAACGGCTTGAAGATAGACGTTAGTAAGTCGAATATGACGCTTGACGAGTTCTAG